Within the Scleropages formosus chromosome 8, fSclFor1.1, whole genome shotgun sequence genome, the region CGACAAGTGCCAAAGTCACCAGCAGATATAGCAGGGTCTGTCTGGGGCTCTTCTGGTACGGACGAGGTCCGGGGGGTGGCAGGTAGCGAGCCTGACTGTCCACCACGAACACAGGTGGGTAGGCCAACCCGCCGTCTCCCATGCCGGAGGTCATGCCTGTGAGGTCCAGGATGGAGCCGAGAGGTGACTGCTAGGCCGTTGGCTGTTGAGGTAGAGCAACGTAGAGCAACAACACTCTGGGGCCAAGCACACGGGTCGACGCTACGCTCAGGCAGGCCGCACATGCaacagaaaaaggagaaaacgtGCTTCTTCCACCCGCAGAGAGGCTCAACTCGAAGGCCAAAAGTTCTCAAAAAGAggcacaaaaacacaagcaaatgtgagaaaatttctgatcagaaaaaagaaaacagaaaagaatcTCGATTTGTCTCGCTCCCTCTTGAATTCAGCTGTCAAGTCTTTTGCTGCGTCTACACGGGTGTGAGAAGGAGGACCCCTAAGCACAGGTCTGCGTGTGAGCGTGTGTCTCGTTTATTATAACCATCCCACTACCCCGCGGCGCGTAGGTACCGCACTGACACTTCCTCTATCTCTCGTTCATCTTCTCAGTCTTTTTTCAGTTGCACAACATTTGCTCGGGGGTCACGAAAATGAAAGATGCACACAGAAGACTCCGTCAACTCCGCTGTAGAACCTGAAAGAAACAACTGCATTACCCTTCCCGTGTGACACGGCGCAGTACACGGGGCCTTaaaacggagaaaaaaaaagttttttttcaaacCGAAGCAACTCACACACGCCGCAACTTCAGAACTAGTAAAAACTTCATTAGTCCAGGAGAAAATATGCTTTACCACAAATACTGGTAGCACTGGAAGACCCCACTAAATCAACTCATATCACACATTTTGCCCAGGCGTACAAAAGCACGAAACCTCTTGTGATTCGAACCAGCACCTTATGCCTACAGTATTTCAAGATGTCTCTAATTTCAGAATTTACTCAAagttttcttcagaaacaacATATTCCTGCTCAAGaaactttcatttgtttcagtgttccaatattttaaatgctaaCATGCCTTGCTTAAAGGTATAATAGCTGCTCACCCCTTATTAACATaaactatacatacatacagagcAGTACATTTTCTGATGTATGTAGCACCATTATTCAAGGATAAATTTGCTGCAGTTGACTGTGACCGAGATGtgatatcattattattatcatcatcacatATTCAGTTGATGCCTTTGACTAACTAACTACTATCTACCCACCCTCACAACAGAGGAAtgcaacacacactcattccctcACTCACtcggggcaatttagagtcacctcTCCGTCTGAAACACGTCATGGACTGTGAACGGAAATGCAAATGAGCACGGAGGGAACATGcggactccacacagactgagctgaattcaaaacCATGGGCGAACCCACAGCCTGGAGCTGTgcggcaccagtgctacctgctgtgtcaccatctCACTGTCTACACAGGATAGGATACTGGTTTGTATTAGACTCGCTGGAGAGTCACAGACCTAAATTAATCACATCCTGTCAGCACActaggggcatggtggtgcagcgggcttggccaggtcctactctttggtgggtctagaatttgagtcccacttggggtgccttgcaatggactggcgccccatcctaggtgtgtcccctccccctccggccttgcgctctgtgttgttgggttaggctccggcttgccgcgaccccgctcgggacaagcggttgtttacgatggatggatagttaACAAGGTTTAATGTGTTGCTGGACAGCCCCTGTCTCCACCACAGCTGGAAGCTGCTGACCTTTTCACTATAACCAGTGTGACAACTGCTGGTGTGGTGGTCTGCAAAACCGCACCTATAAAGGTCATCAGGATGAAATCTACCGCATCCTGCAGTTAGTAATGAGCCAAGTGATAGTGTGCCGTGGCAGAACCTCTATGAAATAGAACACAGCCACTCGTACTGCTCTGGCAAAGCCAACATGGATCATCGAGTCAGAAAATGTAGAGTTTAaagactaaataaattaatttgttgatTAACAAAGAGGAAGAGTTCAGATTTGTTTCAGAGCACTCGAGAGTGACTATATATTATCAGCCCAACACATCATAGGGGGTTTTTGGAAAGGAGAGgcaagaaaataagaaataaggAAAACCCACCTGACGGCTGCCCTGCCCACAGTGCTGATGCTGACACACTTCTCCCACGATGAGGCCCGAACCTACACCTTGTTCAATGTGTCTGACACAACCGAGACCACCTCCATCTCAAAGCAAGCTCACCAAACACCAACTTCTCCAGTCATATATGGCATACCTCTGGGTTCAGTGTTGAGGCCACTGCTGGCCTCTTTATATACACCACCATTAGCTGATATATCccttgtaaaaataaaactgatttcaaCTCCTGTGTTGATTTTACACAACTCTACTTGTCCGTCAAGCCATCAAACTGGCTCGCTATGATGCATTTGTTGCGCTGCCTTGACAACATTAGAGGCTGGAAAAGCACTAATTATCTTTCTTCTAATGAACATGAAACAGATCGTGTTGCTGGGGCTTAAAATACCCAACAGCAAAGTCTCTCAGTTAAGCGCGACATTTTAATGTTGCATCAGGATTCCTGATGTATTCTTCGAACCGGAGCAAtcattcttgttttcttttttcctccgcCTGAGGAATATCTCCAGATTAAAGTGCTTTCTGGATTGGACAACAAGTGCCTGAAGTACGTAACACACTGCCCTCTTCCACAAAATGCACCCCATCTGTTGCCATTTCCAAATCTAGGTTGAAAACCCATTTTTAGCTTTCCAGTAGTTGACCATGAATACTCTGGATGCCAGATGTTCTGTCTCTTCCTATATCCCCGGGAAAATCACAGCATTCTTGAGAACACTTGAATACCCTGGGAAGCCAACAGTAGAGCCAATTTACCAACGCcctccagatgcctcctggtgTCGGGAATGAATGACCACTCGCGATCCCCCAATGGATCAACCACCTGGACGTGGACTTCTGTCTCCACAGACAGAAGACATGGCTCTGTGTAGCCTTGCACTGGTCTTTTAACTACAGTCATGCCTATACAGGACTCCTGTAACCACATTAGGATGCCCAGGAGGGGAGGACTGCCACTGGAACTTGGAtctccagaggtttattttcctctttgctgtgactgggagtttttttttcgttttcttGTCATCGATCCTAATCTGAATTGCACATCACAATGCCTCACATTATGACCTCTGTGTGACTTTCCTGCCTTTATTCTTCAGCGCCCTGCATCACTCTGCTGAGAAGAGTGCTCCCTAAAAACAATGCGACTCAAACTGAATTTTGTCACTTACCATTACTAAACAATGGAAGGTCAGCAGTAAAAATCCATACGTCAGCGCATAAATCTTgctgactgaagaaaaaaaaaaaaaaaaaatcaacaaagaaTACTTGGAGCAGAAATTTTTCAATCAGGGAACACATCACCTCGTCCAACAAATAGAAAAGTTACTTCTGTCATTAAAAATTTGTGTTGGGAGCATTTAAGTGATAGGATGAAAAGGAGGCCTTCTCTGTGTCAAACAGTAAAAgcttatttttgtgtttctcatttttctgaCCAATTACCCAACTGACTTGCCTTGCACAATGGCAACCCAAACCCATGTGGGCTGAAAATAGTCAAACACCTTGTTCATATCACACCATAGGTTGCACATTAAATCATGCAAAGTAACACATGCGCTGAGAAGCGTTTTTCAACACATTACACCCGCAGGGCATACAGGCACCCATCTCCGTGGAGGTGTGCGAGCAGCAAGTTGGAGAAAACCTCAGACATTTCACCCACTCAAAGGAATGGGTGTCGCCCGCCTCTTTGGCACAGAGGAGTAGAAGCCGCTCAAAACTAGGTCCCTGTTCAGGGGATATGACAATTTACCAACAAAGCAGGAAGGGGAGGCCCCTGACACTCAACCACAAAAAAATGgtcaaggaaagaaaaaaaacgtttcACTAACACTTATTCAAAAATAGGTCAGATATGGCTTAATAAGCTTTCAGAAACGCATCATAAATGGAGGTGCAACACATCGAGATTGATGCTATGTTATTATGAATACAGTGCAGACTTGATGAACACAGTTCACTATAACAAGGAATCAATTAAAAGCtgttaaaagttaaaatttaatctatttacaatttgTTCCAGTGCATTTACCGGTTTAGTGAATGTTTAACTGTTTAAATTTATCAAACGCCTCTCTGAGTGACTAGGCATTTTCTACCTGTAACATAATGTGCTCTGAATAAGCTTTATGTTGCCACTATTCCTTTTGTTCCAGTCATCgtcacttcacacacacagtggttgaaactgcttgtcccgagcggggttggggggagccggagcctaacccagcaacacaggacgcaatgctggagggggaggggacacacccaggacgggacgccagtccgccgcaaggcaccccaagcgggactcaaaccctggacccaccagagagcagctcTGAGAGTCACTTCACTTGCCTTCGTATTGGACAAATACAGCAACTTTGAGTCATTTAGAAATACAgtcaaataaaatcaaattcactttatttttaaaggccactgtgtgtgttaaaattttatattttctttccttttgatttccataaaacatgaaacatcAGTAAGTTAACGTTTGCGTTGATAAAGAACGAGTTgatgctgcacgagttgtttttgacttgccgaagtgttcccGTGCATTTCTCCTCCTCGtctttctgcactggcttccaacagctgcctgaatcaaagtgaagactctggttatggcctacgaAACCATCAATGGAACagctcccagatatttacaagagTTGATCATtgactacaccccaaccagactgttatgctcctccacctttgccagcttggtggtcccacgcatgaaaggtccTAAAGAAAAAGCATGAAGGTCTTAGGTTCTGGCTCCggtgtggtggaacgaccttcccccgtcactcagaactactgaatctctgtccacatttaaaaagggtcttaaaactcacctcttccgaactcacttctcccatgatctctaaAGTTCACGTAAaggttcatgctctataactttgaaaTCATATCTgttgaacaatggataaaccttcacacagctactcatgtaatgtaatgtaaatgtttattttaaaaaaaaaattagggttGTaattaggaattgtcaatattcggAAAAACTTTTATggagctactcctgtgatgtacattggttcatatggtggaaagtaaattaactgtactttagaatcacacatgtATATTTAAGTGTctctctgttaatgtaatgcacacattgtattttcaatgagatgtacatcgctttggagaaaagtgtctgttaaatgaatgaatgaataaataaaataaatgttgaaatatgTAAATTCAACACAAAGCGGATTCATGCGGTCCAAAACTTTGCCCACATTTAATTGGGTGTacagtgtactcaaactttatTGCTTGTGGTGCTGCATCATAATACTACATTTAGTCACCGTTACTGTCATGACCACTAATTTTTTCCTCAGTGGAACTCTTTTTTTGTCCATCTACttggtctttaaaaaaaaacttgctctGAGTCACTATAAGGGTCCACATCCTTTTGAAGCTGGGCTCTGCAAGATTTCACACCTAGGTGAAACTACAACGCAGTGGAAGGTCACGTTCATGTTTAGGCAACATCTTAACCCTCAAGGTTCTGGGAGGGCATGTTACATGGTGCTTGACACAtgagaaaacatacaaaaataaatttcagtggTCTGcttccagggggtgtggtggtgcagtggtgcagtgggttggaccacggtcctgctctctggtgggtctggggttcgagtcccgcttggggtgccttgtgacagactggcgtcccgtcctgggtgtgtcccctccccctccagccttatgccctgagttgccgggttaggctccggttccccgtgaccccgtgtgggacaagcggttctgaaaatgtgtgtgtggcctgcTTCCGAGGTTTCATTTGCTGATGTCACACTTCGTATCAAAACAACTAGCGAGACGATCTTCTGAGCCACCAAACAGACCGAGTGAAGACCCAACAACAGCAAACGTGTGCATTTTTCTTGTTACTCTAGGGTGCCCCAAAATAACACGGAAATCATCCTGAGATAGAATTTCTGCAGTACAGAGGAAACTGGGAGTCTAGAAGACCAGTCAATGTATTTATAGTTCTTGCTTATTCAGTTACATTCCCAGAACTTTGACATTAAAGCTGGAAGCAAAGGACATAAAGTCAGAAGGTACTGTAAGCAGAACAAGTTAGGAACTACATAAGCATGCAAGTTCTAAGATGGTAATTCAGCTTAATATATCACTGAGCTGCAGGAGGAATTCAACAGAGAACATGTAGACTCTTGACATGGACACACCTGGTCCCAGATCCAAACCTACAAGTCTGGGGCTGGGCGTCAGCAGCACAGTTTGGAAAGAGACTGAACTTAAGTCACATGCCACAGGgagatttcaaagaaaaaaatgagaaaaattatcCTGAAAAATATCATTTGTGATTGCTCTGGTTTTGTAAGTGACCTCAAAATCCTGGGATCTTGCACAACACCATTTTTCTACACTGTTAAACAGTATCGTTTAATGTCAGTCATTAGATGCTGACTATACAGTACTCTTAAACCGTGACGGTTTTCTTCAGAGTTGTTAAAAAATACACTtaagagagaggaagagagctGTGAAGAAGTGGGGAGTTACTAAGATGAATTGGGATCAGCACGCTATGAGCTTCTGAGTCAGCCTTCTTCAGTAGACTTTTGTAACACCATGGCAAGGCTCTACTCATGTACAATAGGCATAAAATCAACACATTAattcacatacacacttttACTGAAAACTTAAAAAGAATCCAAACCACCATGTCTCTAATATGAAAGTAGCATCCACCTCCACTTATTCATTATAGCTACGAGAGTCTATTTCGGGCTGAGGAAGTTTCCAATCCCGATCAAGGGTCCCTTTCTGAAACCTGTTCCCCCATCAACGAATTCCGTGACACCTGGAAACCAGGCGCCACCGTGCTCCGCCCCACAAGGGGAAAAGAATTTCCTTCTGGTGTTTGCAAAGATGCACATGACACTTCCtgtcttcttctgcttcttgaAATGGGTCTTTCCTTCATCCGCCTCCTTAGCACTTTTCTACAAGCGCAGTAGGCGCCTTGTGTTGCACTTGATGCTAAGATCATAAgggaagaaacattttaaagacaaaatttcCATCATCTGTGGTTTAACTGGGGTAGTTGAGCATGTGGGGTTGCGGTATCcgttgagggtgaagggtatcTAACAAGTGTGGAGGGGGAGTTTGGGacgccagactgcactgttcgGAGGCGTCATGGGCCAATGAAACACTGATAAAGAGAGAAGCCCACTTGAAAACCTCAATGAtatacccatgttggtaccctgttaTTGTGTTGGTTACGGAGGGAAATTAAGCTTCTTGATCAGAAGTCACGTAGGTGTATGCTGGAAATGTTGGATGTCGTTCTGTGTGGCTTCGTGGTGAGGTTGGTtcgactgggtccttgtgtacagccattgtaaCGTGCGGATGGGGTACAACATTTTGTCCTGTTATCTTGAATGTTTAACAGATTCCTTAAGGAGAGCTCCAAGTGAGTCGGGGCTTTCTTGTAAATCGCCATTAAACATAAggaatttattgtatttcaaaCAAGAGCTGTTACACGAATCATCTAAGTCATTATATGATTATTTCTTAGCCACGTTAAAATCTCCATTTAAGAGAGTACGGGGTACCATCTTGtccagtaaatattattttattgcacaaaaTGTGCAAACTGGACAAGCATAAAATCCAAACTGgccatgaggaaaaaaaaaaaaaatcaaataaacagCATGTCATAAAAGGTAAtgttcaaaattattaaacgcAGAGCATATGTTAATCTTTAATGCAGGTAGTAAAGAAAAGAGCACTccattgatccatccatccagttcaCCAGCCGCTTGGGCGCCACACTGAGGGGGAATACACCCTGGGCGGGATACCAGCACATCGCAGCAGGGTAGCCGCACAgtcactcgctcgctcactcactcagtcacactCTAAGGAACAATTCAGCGTCAGCAATCCGCCTGAACTGTATGCctttggactgcgagaggaaaccggagtcccaggaggaaacccacggaagCCGGGGAAAAACACGCGTCACGGCATAGCCAATACAGGCGAAACCGCGCTCCAAGCGCGAGTgcaattgggtaataatgacaGCTGTGACCGAAGTGCATTAGGAGGTTCGAAAAGTAAATTAGCACTGAGTTTTCTCCTTGTAGGTATATTAATACGTGTAAGCTGGGcttccaaaaaatgtttttgttgttatgaataactacagggatatttttattaaaaataatacatttctactGAAACtaaaattttatagacagtcgttttggtgtcaccccctctgatggtgtcacccggtgcggtccgcaccccccgcaccccaaATGACGCCACTGGGATCAAACACACGatctctcgcactacccaggagCTGCGCCTCCCATAAACAGCACTCGACATAGAAAATAAAGACTTCATGCAGTCAAGATCCATGAAACCATGGTTTATCTGTGCGCAAAATCCGTATTATACGGTAAGGCTTTTACGGTAAGGGCCGCTCAATCAGTcaatgctgttttatttcttcatccACAGCGCCATCTAGGGACGTTGATTATCTGGCGTATTTTATGTGTTCAAGTTCTGACATAAACTCTGCGCGCAATATTATTAGAAATGAGCAAACAATCCTACCATGCCAAAAATAGTATACAAATATAAACTCTAACGTCTCTTTGAGACTAGTGCTTTCTCGAgatgtaaaatacaaaacaacacattttcgGTGAGAAACTCATCTATTTCATTAACTAGCACTTTTAATACGTTTAATATTACCTGAGAGACAAACTACCCACACTATTTCTTCCTTGTTTTGCATAATTACTTCGCTCGGAACGGCCCATCATGTGTGCAGCTTTCCTTTAATCTCCATCGTATGcaaattacaggaaaaatgGGGGTGTGTCTTATACGATTGACAGAACCGTTCAACAGTTACAATAAGCATGGGGATCATTAATGAATTCTGAAATATCAAGGGCATTCAGAAACGTGCATAAACTGTACCCGTACCGCTCTTCGTTTCTACCGTATGCTAATCACAGTATGAACGGAGGCGTGTTTTACTTGATTGACACCAGACATCCTCCAATCATAACCATCATGAGTTGTGCAAGTACAGGAGAGTTTACAAGAGAAAGCGGAAGTTGCTCTTTCCGAGGTATATAAATTGCTTCTACAATATACAAATCAGAGGCGTATACGTCTTGATTGACAGTAGAAACTCTCCAATCACGATAAACTCAGCGGCCAATCATGAACCGTGAAAGTTCAAAAGAGTACAATAGGAAGTCACTAACTTAAAACTAGCTAGGCGGTTGCTATCCGCTTTGACAGGTTTCAATGTCCGCTGGCGCTGGTTAAGCAGTCTGCCATACGTTCTTTTAGATGGGTGTCAACAAAAGGAGAACGAGTTGCGGCTGTGTAGCAGCGGTTTTCGTCTTGTATTTTGATGTAATAACAGGGTTTGCACAGAGCCAGCAGGATTCGGAATTCACCTTTTTGTTGCCTGCCGGAAGGAGAGAATGTTTCTATCAAACAGCAGCGAAGAACGGCTCGATGGAGGTGGAATACCAGGTAAAAATACACATACTGGGTCAGGGGTCGTTCAGGATGAAAAATACCTCTTGGCCTAGCTCAGAACGGCAGCCGGGGGAAGAGGTGTGACGTCGGGTCAGTGTCGCGTGCAGCGTCGTGTCTCAACGTTCATTATTACTTCTTAATTTCTCATTAGTGACTGACATGTATGTACTAGGGACTTCTTAAAGGCACATATTTTCATTATGAACTTGCAGGACACACTGTAGCGCTTCCCTTTTAAACTTGCTTTTGCTTTAAGTTGTTTTTCCGAAGTTTGTACGAATGTGAATTTGCCACGACAGTGAAACTGCGGGACGGCAAGGCCCCGCCCCTCATCGACATCATGACCGCGCGCAGACCGCGTTGTGTCTATCGAATAAAATGACGTAATTACGTATCTTGCGTAGTGTCAACAGTCGTCGCTGTCAGTATATACGCGCCTTTAATCAGGGTGCTAAAAACAGACATCAGTGGTCATGGTGAAACTATTTTGCAATTCTATTATTGTTAGAATTCTTTGCAACTTTAACCAAGgagttatttttaaaaggggCACCTGGTAGTCTATATGcttgttttattctgtctttTTCTTAAGACAGACAATCCCAGTTCTCTATGACTGTTTTTAATGAACTTGGAATACTTACACACTCATGTTGTCTGAGCTAGCTTTCTCCTGGTGCACACTCTAAAACTGGCAGCTGTTGCAACAGTTACAGCATATAACAATATTTCCTATTGTTACAAAGCTTAGAGCTACTATCgttggtcccaaaggttgcaggttcaattcccaccttcagctataacacccttgagcaaggtgcttatgaCCCATGTTGTGAGATGTTGCTGTTGGCTGTGTCCAACCTGCAGGAACAGCTGAGGACACTCTTCCGCATGATCTGTATTTGGCCCCAGAGACTGAGGTCACACTCCAATTCAGTCACAGTGGAGAATGTTCTTGTACTTCTGGGCACTGCAGTCCAGTATCTCCAGTCTATCCTGTGCAGTGTGTGGTCTAAATGAAAGATGCTTCATGAAGCCTGAGCAGATGTACAAACTGGGAATGAAAGTAGTAACTGAATACAGTGAGCAATAATGCTGATAGTAGATGCATCAAGGCTGTTTCTGAAAAGGCCagtatgtgcaaaaaaaaaatccttctttctttcctctttttgtgTGATGGAGAAATGCTTTGGTCTGTAAACAGTCCTGTCATTGTCCAGGTGATTGCAGGGGCAGGTATGGATGTGGACTTCACCATCACCTCCCCCCATGGATACATGCTGATCTCTGAGTTTCGCAAGTCTGATGGCATACACACGTGAGTGCTCCCCCCAACAAGTATAAAATCCAGTAGGCTCACACCTCTGTCCCATTGGTTTGCCTGTGCCTCAGAGTAACCCGACTTATGACTGCGCCTGTCCTGTAACCAGGGTGGAGCCCACAGAGGACGGCGACTACCAAGTATGCTTTGACAACACCTTCAGCAGGTTCTCAGAGAAGATGGTCTTCTTCGAGGTGATTCTGGAGGGGCAGGCAGGAGACACCAGTGAGGAAGATGACTGGGCTGCCATGGCAGAACCCGAGAGCCTGTTGGAATACAAGCTGGAGGACATCCGAGTAAGAGCACCACACCGCCACCTTTAaaactttgttcttttcttttgatCTCATCCCGGTCTCATTGGTCATTCTCTCAAACCTTCCTCTGTCCAGGAGTCTATAGAGTCGGTCCACCGGCGCCTGGAGCGCAGCCGCCAGATGCAAACTATGCTACGAGCATTTGAAGCGCGAGACCGCAACCTGCTGGAGGACAATCTGTGGCGTGTCTCCTTCTGGTCCTGTATTAACATGCTGGTCATGCTGGGCGTGGCATTCACGCAAGTGTACACCGTGCGGCGCCTCTTTGATGACAGGAGGAGAGTTCGCACGTAGCGCCTTCCAGCAACAGGCAGCAGGACTCTGTGTGGAGCCTAGAAGTCTCTGACAGGTTAAGCAAGGCAGTGgataatgtgaaaaatgtgaccGTCGCACTTGAAGGCCTCCTCTTCACTCCCATTGTTGAACCCATGAACCCTGATAAACTGCCTGCACCAGTGTCCCCTTCCTTTGCTAAACCTACGTGACTTTAACTGGATTCTGTCCGCTTTCATACATCCCAGTGCGCTCTTGACAACCTGTAGTTGCTGCCTTGACGTGCCTTTTATTTACCTCCATCGGTTCCCTTAAATCCATAGTTAACTGATAACTATCTTGTTTACCTCTCTCACCCAGGGTTCTCGGTTAATCCCTGCCATCTTTAAGATGATTGTCTTTAAGTGCCTGTGTGCTCTTCTTGATTGTAATGGA harbors:
- the LOC108935775 gene encoding transmembrane emp24 domain-containing protein 1-like; translated protein: MGVNKRRTSCGCVAAVFVLYFDVITGFAQSQQDSEFTFLLPAGRRECFYQTAAKNGSMEVEYQVIAGAGMDVDFTITSPHGYMLISEFRKSDGIHTVEPTEDGDYQVCFDNTFSRFSEKMVFFEVILEGQAGDTSEEDDWAAMAEPESLLEYKLEDIRESIESVHRRLERSRQMQTMLRAFEARDRNLLEDNLWRVSFWSCINMLVMLGVAFTQVYTVRRLFDDRRRVRT